One stretch of Tepiditoga spiralis DNA includes these proteins:
- the ord gene encoding 2,4-diaminopentanoate dehydrogenase has product MYRVAVWGFGAMGSGIVRNIISKYELKLVGVHDARVDYIGKDVGTLLGLEEVGVKVHDNPMKMIDETNPDLVVIATNSFVSVVKDQILSVVKKNVNVVTIAEEMAHSFYTHPEESLEIDNTARRHGVTVLGTGVNPGFVLDTLVIALTGASLNVKKIKAARINDLSPFGPTVMQTQGVGTTVEEFEKGINDGSIVGHIGFEQSIHMIADAMGWHIDRIEQERKPIVSNVYRETKYVKVEKGMVAGCNHTAKAYMGDECVIELEHPQQVLPELEDVNTGDYIWVEGNPDLSLSIKPEIPGGKGTMAIATNMIPAVIESEAGLMTMSDLPVPRALIGELY; this is encoded by the coding sequence ATGTATAGAGTTGCCGTATGGGGCTTCGGTGCAATGGGTAGTGGAATCGTTAGAAACATTATAAGTAAATATGAATTAAAACTCGTTGGAGTTCACGATGCAAGAGTAGATTATATTGGAAAAGATGTTGGTACATTATTAGGTTTAGAAGAAGTAGGCGTTAAAGTTCATGATAATCCTATGAAAATGATCGATGAAACTAATCCTGATTTAGTTGTTATTGCAACAAACTCTTTTGTAAGTGTTGTAAAGGATCAAATTTTATCTGTAGTAAAGAAAAATGTAAATGTAGTGACAATAGCAGAAGAAATGGCTCACTCTTTTTATACACATCCAGAAGAATCACTTGAAATTGATAACACAGCAAGAAGACACGGAGTTACTGTTTTAGGAACTGGTGTTAATCCTGGATTTGTTTTAGATACATTGGTAATTGCTTTAACTGGAGCATCATTAAATGTTAAAAAGATAAAAGCTGCAAGAATAAATGATCTTTCACCATTTGGACCAACTGTTATGCAAACACAAGGCGTTGGTACAACTGTTGAAGAATTTGAAAAAGGTATAAATGATGGTTCAATTGTTGGACATATAGGATTTGAACAATCAATTCACATGATCGCTGATGCTATGGGTTGGCACATAGATAGAATTGAACAAGAAAGAAAACCAATAGTTTCAAATGTATACAGAGAAACAAAGTATGTAAAGGTTGAAAAAGGCATGGTTGCTGGATGTAATCACACTGCAAAGGCTTATATGGGTGATGAATGTGTAATTGAACTTGAACATCCTCAACAAGTTCTTCCTGAACTTGAAGATGTAAATACAGGAGATTACATTTGGGTAGAAGGAAATCCTGATCTTTCACTTTCTATAAAACCTGAAATTCCTGGTGGAAAAGGAACTATGGCAATAGCAACTAATATGATTCCTGCAGTAATAGAATCAGAAGCTGGATTAATGACTATGTCCGATCTTCCTGTTCCAAGAGCTTTAATAGGCGAACTTTATTAA
- the ftcD gene encoding glutamate formimidoyltransferase, with product MNKIIECVPNFSEGQDLKKVEKIVDAFRGKEGVKLLDYSSDPDHNRSVVTVVGEPEPLKKAVIEAIGVAIKEIDMTKHHGQHPRMGATDVVPFIPIKNATTEECIELSKEVAKEVWEKYQLPVFLYEKSASAKHRQNLSKIRKGQFEGMAEKVKEEKWHPDFGEEKIHPTAGVVAIGARPPLVAFNVNLNTNDLSIADKIAKKVRYIGGGLRYVKAMGVELKDRNIVQISMNMTDFSKTSLYQSFEMIKFEAKRWGVSIVGTEIIGLVPMMALIDVAEYYLGIENFSTDQILESRIME from the coding sequence ATGAATAAAATAATAGAATGTGTACCAAACTTTAGTGAAGGACAAGACTTAAAAAAAGTAGAAAAAATAGTAGATGCATTTAGAGGAAAAGAAGGAGTAAAACTATTAGATTACTCATCTGATCCAGATCACAACAGATCAGTTGTAACAGTAGTTGGAGAACCAGAACCATTGAAAAAAGCAGTAATTGAAGCAATAGGAGTTGCAATAAAAGAAATAGATATGACAAAACATCATGGGCAACACCCAAGAATGGGAGCAACAGACGTTGTACCTTTCATACCAATAAAAAATGCAACAACAGAAGAATGTATAGAACTTTCAAAAGAAGTTGCAAAAGAAGTTTGGGAAAAATATCAATTACCTGTATTTTTGTATGAAAAATCAGCAAGTGCAAAACACAGACAAAACCTTTCTAAAATAAGAAAAGGTCAATTTGAAGGAATGGCTGAAAAGGTAAAAGAAGAAAAATGGCATCCAGATTTTGGAGAAGAAAAGATACACCCTACAGCAGGAGTAGTAGCAATAGGAGCAAGACCACCACTCGTTGCATTTAACGTAAACCTAAATACAAATGACTTATCAATAGCAGATAAAATAGCAAAAAAAGTAAGATACATAGGTGGAGGATTAAGATACGTAAAAGCAATGGGAGTTGAATTAAAAGATAGAAATATAGTTCAAATTTCAATGAACATGACAGACTTTTCAAAAACATCACTCTATCAATCATTTGAAATGATAAAATTTGAAGCAAAAAGATGGGGCGTTAGTATAGTAGGAACTGAAATAATAGGACTCGTTCCAATGATGGCACTCATTGATGTTGCTGAATATTATCTTGGAATAGAAAACTTCTCAACCGACCAAATACTTGAATCAAGGATAATGGAATAA
- a CDS encoding aminopeptidase produces the protein MENFKELLEKYAELSVRTAINIQKDQTLVVNAPIVAVDFVREVVKKAYENGAKNVHIEWHDEEITYTKYKMAPDEAFNEFPMWKAKGFEEFAKQNAAFLSISASNPDLLKDVDPQKIANANKAAAKAMNKFREYTQKGKVSWAVVSVPTKEWSKKVFGTTDEEKLWKKIFEVTRVNTEDPVSEWKKHIGTLKNKIAMMNSKNYKFLHYKAPGTDLKIELPEDHVWVGGGLTTEKGVYFIPNMPTEEIFTLPLKTGINGTVTSTKPLNYGGNLIEKFTLTFKDGKIIDFSAKNGYETLKKLIETDEGSHYIGEVALVPQNSPISNSNIIFYNTLFDENASCHLAIGAAYPLCLKNGPNMTRKELEEKGANTSMTHVDFMIGSDSMNIDGITKDGKIEPIFRNGNWIEE, from the coding sequence ATGGAAAATTTTAAAGAATTATTAGAAAAATATGCAGAATTATCAGTTAGAACAGCTATTAATATACAAAAAGATCAAACATTAGTTGTAAATGCACCGATAGTAGCAGTTGATTTTGTAAGAGAAGTTGTAAAAAAAGCATATGAAAATGGTGCGAAAAATGTGCATATTGAATGGCATGATGAAGAAATAACTTATACAAAATATAAAATGGCACCAGATGAAGCCTTTAATGAATTTCCAATGTGGAAAGCAAAAGGATTTGAAGAATTTGCAAAACAAAATGCTGCATTTTTATCAATATCGGCATCAAACCCAGATTTATTAAAAGATGTAGATCCACAAAAAATTGCCAATGCAAATAAAGCTGCAGCAAAAGCCATGAATAAATTTAGAGAATATACACAAAAAGGAAAGGTTAGCTGGGCAGTAGTATCCGTTCCAACAAAAGAATGGAGTAAAAAAGTTTTTGGAACAACAGATGAAGAAAAACTATGGAAAAAAATATTTGAAGTAACAAGAGTAAATACTGAAGATCCTGTATCAGAGTGGAAAAAGCATATAGGAACATTAAAAAATAAAATTGCAATGATGAACTCAAAAAACTATAAGTTTCTTCATTACAAAGCTCCAGGAACAGATTTAAAAATAGAATTGCCAGAAGATCATGTGTGGGTTGGTGGAGGATTGACAACAGAAAAAGGAGTATACTTTATTCCAAATATGCCAACAGAAGAAATATTTACTCTTCCATTAAAAACAGGAATAAATGGAACTGTTACTTCAACAAAACCATTAAATTATGGTGGAAATTTAATAGAAAAATTCACATTAACCTTTAAAGATGGAAAAATAATAGATTTTTCTGCAAAGAATGGATATGAAACATTGAAAAAATTAATAGAAACAGATGAAGGATCACATTATATAGGTGAAGTTGCTTTAGTTCCTCAAAACTCACCAATTTCAAACTCAAACATAATCTTTTACAATACATTGTTTGATGAAAATGCATCTTGTCATTTGGCAATAGGTGCAGCATATCCTTTATGTTTAAAAAATGGACCTAATATGACAAGAAAAGAATTAGAAGAAAAAGGTGCAAACACAAGCATGACACATGTTGACTTCATGATAGGAAGTGATTCTATGAATATAGATGGAATAACAAAAGATGGAAAAATAGAACCAATATTTAGAAATGGAAATTGGATAGAGGAGTGA
- the hutI gene encoding imidazolonepropionase: MKLLIKNAAEIVTCSGYSSKKGKEMNDIKVIKNGTIVIENGIITDIGTNIKVDEKEYKVIDATGKSVLPGFVDSHTHFVFGGYREEEFDWRLKGQTYMEIMEKGGGIASSVKHTRNTTEEELVNLGKKRLDSMMNFGVTTVEGKSGYGLNLETELKQLRVMKKLNEIHSIDVIPTFLGAHSIPKEYKGKSDEYVEKLIKEMLPKVKEENLAKFCDVFCEKNVFTVEQSKKILLEAQKYGLKSKIHADEIVELGGAKLAAEINAVSADHLLQTSDAGIEKLANSSTIATLLPLTAFSLKENFANARKMIDSGCSVALATDMNPGSCFSNSIPLLISLATIYMNMTIEETITALTINGAAALGLEKEIGSIDKGKKADIIILEYPSYKFLPYHTGVNIIETVIKDGIVRRDKSV; encoded by the coding sequence ATGAAACTTTTAATAAAAAATGCTGCAGAAATAGTAACGTGTTCCGGATATAGTTCTAAAAAAGGAAAAGAAATGAACGATATTAAAGTTATAAAAAATGGAACAATAGTAATTGAAAATGGTATAATAACAGACATTGGAACAAACATAAAAGTAGATGAAAAAGAATATAAAGTTATAGATGCAACCGGGAAGAGTGTTCTTCCCGGATTTGTAGATTCACACACACACTTTGTATTTGGTGGATATAGAGAAGAAGAGTTTGATTGGAGATTGAAAGGTCAAACCTATATGGAAATAATGGAAAAAGGCGGAGGAATTGCAAGTTCTGTTAAACACACAAGAAACACAACAGAAGAAGAATTAGTAAATCTAGGTAAAAAACGTTTAGATTCAATGATGAACTTTGGAGTTACTACAGTAGAAGGAAAAAGTGGATATGGATTAAACTTAGAAACAGAATTAAAACAATTAAGAGTAATGAAAAAATTAAATGAAATCCATTCAATTGATGTGATTCCAACATTTTTAGGAGCACATTCAATACCAAAAGAATATAAAGGTAAATCAGATGAATACGTAGAAAAACTCATAAAAGAAATGTTGCCAAAGGTAAAAGAGGAAAACTTGGCAAAGTTTTGTGATGTTTTTTGTGAAAAAAATGTATTCACAGTAGAACAATCAAAAAAAATATTACTTGAAGCACAAAAATATGGATTAAAATCTAAAATACACGCAGATGAAATAGTTGAACTTGGCGGAGCAAAATTAGCTGCTGAAATAAATGCAGTATCTGCCGATCATTTATTACAAACATCTGATGCGGGAATTGAAAAACTTGCAAACAGCTCTACAATAGCAACACTATTACCATTAACAGCATTTAGTTTAAAAGAAAACTTTGCAAATGCAAGAAAAATGATAGACTCTGGATGTAGTGTTGCACTTGCAACAGATATGAATCCTGGATCATGTTTTTCAAACTCAATACCACTATTGATATCTTTAGCAACGATCTATATGAATATGACAATAGAAGAAACTATAACGGCATTAACAATTAATGGAGCAGCAGCACTTGGATTAGAAAAAGAAATTGGAAGTATAGATAAAGGCAAAAAAGCTGATATAATAATATTAGAATATCCATCTTATAAATTTTTACCATATCATACAGGTGTAAATATAATTGAAACAGTTATAAAAGATGGTATAGTGAGGAGGGATAAAAGTGTTTGA
- a CDS encoding cyclodeaminase/cyclohydrolase family protein: MKVFEEMKLNEFIDKVASSDPVPGGGSVSAMAGSTAAALSSMVSGLTIGKKKYAEVEEEIKEIKIKADELKDKLLKDIEKDSEAFDLVMKAFGMPKSTDEEKAKRKEAIQTSMKKAAEVPFDVAKSCFEVMKLAEVVVEKGNKNAITDGAVSAMLARTAVLGALYNVKINLDSIKDDDFVEKYSKEVKDLEEKTRELEEVILSKVGF, from the coding sequence ATAAAAGTGTTTGAAGAAATGAAATTAAATGAATTTATTGACAAAGTAGCTTCATCTGATCCCGTTCCAGGAGGTGGAAGTGTATCTGCAATGGCTGGATCTACAGCAGCAGCACTATCCTCAATGGTTTCAGGACTAACGATTGGGAAGAAAAAATATGCCGAAGTAGAAGAAGAAATAAAAGAAATAAAGATAAAAGCAGATGAATTAAAAGATAAACTTTTAAAAGACATTGAAAAAGATTCAGAAGCATTTGATTTAGTTATGAAAGCTTTTGGAATGCCAAAATCAACAGATGAAGAAAAAGCAAAAAGAAAAGAAGCAATTCAAACTTCAATGAAAAAAGCAGCAGAAGTACCATTTGATGTTGCAAAAAGTTGTTTTGAAGTTATGAAACTTGCAGAAGTGGTTGTTGAAAAAGGAAACAAAAATGCAATAACAGATGGAGCAGTTTCTGCAATGCTTGCAAGAACAGCAGTTTTAGGAGCATTATACAATGTAAAAATAAACCTTGACTCTATAAAAGACGATGACTTTGTTGAAAAATATTCAAAAGAAGTAAAAGACTTAGAAGAAAAAACAAGAGAATTAGAAGAAGTAATATTATCAAAAGTTGGATTTTAA
- a CDS encoding urocanate hydratase translates to MNSDISKAMTIKLDNVLPEYPKFEEGIRRAPKRELTLTKKEIEIALKNALRYVPEELHEVLAPEFMEELMTRGRIYGYRYRPAGKLYGKPIDEYKGNTIEGKAFQVMIDNNLDFDVALYPYELVTYGETGQVCQNWMQYRLIKKYLEVMTDEQTLVIESGHPLGLFKSHKLAPRVIITNALMVGMFDDQENWIKAQAMGVANYGQMTAGGWMYIGPQGIVHGTFNTLLNAGRLKLGIPQDGDLKGKLYVTSGLGGMSGAQGKSIEIANGVGIIAEVDRSRIQTRLDQGWISKVTDNCEEAFKIAKEYQKNEKSIAIAYYGNVVDLLEYADKNNIHIDLLSDQTSCHAPYDGGYCPAGLTFDERTKMLAENKEEFRKKVDESLIRHYHVIKRLVDKGSYFFDYGNSFMRAVYDAGDKTITKNGVDTTEGFIFPSYVEDIMGPMLFDYGYGPFRWVCLSGNPEDLRKTDKAAMDLIDPNRRSQDRDNWVWIRDAEKNKLVVGTQARILYQDAIGRMNIALKFNEMVRNGEVGPIMLGRDHHDTGGTDSPYRETSNIKDGSNIMADMATQCFAGNAARGMSLVALHNGGGVGIGKAINGGFGMVLDGSERVDNILKMSIPWDVMGGVARRNWARNENSIETCIEYNKTYTENHITIPYIPNQDLINKVMKDFDL, encoded by the coding sequence ATGAATAGTGATATTTCAAAAGCTATGACTATAAAATTAGACAATGTACTTCCAGAATATCCAAAGTTTGAAGAAGGAATAAGAAGAGCACCAAAAAGAGAGTTGACATTAACAAAAAAAGAAATAGAAATTGCTTTAAAAAATGCTTTAAGATATGTTCCAGAAGAATTGCATGAAGTATTAGCACCAGAATTTATGGAAGAACTCATGACAAGAGGAAGAATTTATGGATACAGATACAGACCAGCAGGAAAATTATATGGAAAGCCTATTGATGAATATAAAGGAAACACAATAGAAGGTAAAGCATTTCAAGTAATGATAGACAACAACTTAGATTTTGATGTGGCACTTTATCCATATGAATTAGTTACTTATGGTGAAACTGGTCAAGTATGTCAAAACTGGATGCAATACAGATTAATAAAAAAATACTTAGAAGTAATGACAGATGAACAAACCTTAGTTATAGAATCAGGACACCCACTTGGACTCTTTAAATCACACAAATTAGCACCAAGAGTAATAATAACAAATGCATTAATGGTTGGAATGTTTGACGATCAAGAAAATTGGATAAAAGCTCAAGCAATGGGTGTTGCAAACTATGGACAAATGACAGCAGGCGGATGGATGTATATAGGACCGCAAGGAATAGTTCATGGTACATTCAACACATTGTTAAACGCAGGAAGATTAAAATTGGGTATACCTCAAGATGGAGATTTAAAAGGAAAGTTATATGTAACTTCAGGACTTGGAGGAATGAGTGGTGCTCAAGGAAAATCAATTGAAATTGCAAATGGAGTTGGAATAATAGCAGAAGTTGATAGATCAAGAATACAAACAAGACTCGATCAAGGATGGATCTCAAAGGTAACAGACAACTGCGAAGAAGCATTTAAAATAGCTAAAGAATATCAAAAAAATGAAAAAAGTATAGCAATAGCTTACTATGGAAATGTAGTAGACTTATTAGAATATGCAGACAAAAATAATATACACATAGATTTATTATCAGATCAAACCTCATGTCATGCACCATATGATGGAGGATACTGCCCAGCTGGGTTGACATTTGATGAAAGAACAAAAATGCTTGCAGAAAATAAAGAAGAGTTCAGAAAAAAAGTCGATGAAAGTTTAATAAGACATTATCATGTAATAAAAAGACTTGTAGATAAAGGATCTTATTTCTTTGATTATGGAAATAGTTTCATGAGAGCAGTTTATGATGCAGGAGATAAAACAATAACTAAAAATGGAGTAGATACAACCGAAGGATTTATCTTTCCATCATACGTTGAAGATATAATGGGACCAATGCTCTTTGATTACGGATATGGACCATTTAGATGGGTTTGTTTATCAGGAAACCCTGAAGATTTAAGAAAAACAGATAAAGCAGCTATGGACTTAATAGATCCAAATAGAAGAAGTCAAGACAGAGATAACTGGGTTTGGATAAGAGATGCTGAAAAAAATAAATTGGTAGTTGGAACACAAGCAAGAATACTATATCAAGATGCAATAGGAAGAATGAACATAGCATTAAAATTCAATGAAATGGTTAGAAATGGAGAAGTTGGACCTATAATGCTTGGAAGAGATCATCATGATACAGGTGGAACTGACTCACCATACAGAGAAACATCAAACATAAAAGATGGATCAAATATAATGGCAGATATGGCAACACAATGTTTTGCAGGAAATGCTGCAAGAGGAATGAGCTTAGTTGCACTTCACAATGGTGGAGGAGTAGGAATTGGAAAAGCAATAAATGGTGGATTTGGAATGGTTTTAGATGGAAGTGAAAGAGTAGACAACATATTAAAAATGTCAATTCCATGGGATGTTATGGGAGGAGTAGCAAGAAGAAACTGGGCAAGAAATGAAAACTCAATAGAAACATGTATTGAATACAATAAAACATATACAGAAAATCACATAACAATACCATACATACCAAATCAAGATTTAATAAACAAAGTAATGAAAGACTTTGATTTATAA